The window GGAGATAGAACACAATATTAATCCAAaacgaaaattgaaaaagaaaggTTGTAGGTACCTTGATGAAGATAGAAGATGGTGATGAGATTGATAGCATGAGAATGGGAAGGCAGATTTGAAATGTTTACATAGGCAAATGGGAGACGTACGTGGAGAGAGGGGAGCACTAGTAGTTATTATAACCACTCCCCTTTTTCGATCCAACAATGTTATTTTTAGGTTTTGACTCGGTCTTCATCAGGACAACTAGGATATATACACGTGTGCAAACATCtacatttcttatttttaagaataaaattagaaatccAAATCAAAAACTATTTTTGCAATATAGTAGGCATTATGCTGCCATGTAACGTGCTTAATCTATGGCCGggttattgattaattaaaatattttcatgtaattaataaataattaagaaatcgGTAATGAGGAATTAATTTTCCTCATGAAACTTTGTATTATTTGGGTCTGAATGTGTTTGCATTGTACTATTATTCATTTGTTTGTATTTATTGAGAAATtacagaaacaaaaatatttaatttatttgacagatttttgtgaaataaattaaatcaggAAATATTCGACTTCCTGGTaatttggtgaaaaaaatatccaaaGCAGGAAAAAATGAAAGTCTAATTTGTAccttcataaaaaattaaaatcatgtgaaagattgaaatgaaaagggaaatttttttaaccagtatcatttttattattcatttacaCAACATACATTTACAATAAATATGCCtgcttcaaaaaatgaaataagtgGCGTACTCCATCAAGTGTAAGTAGGGGTTTCTGCACCTGTCCATAAACGTTAACAActtcaattaataatattaatcagtGTAAAGCGAACCACCTGCATTTCATAGCTACTTTTAAGAATCAAATCAGAATTGtgaacaaaaattatacttagTTGTGTAATAAAATTACTGACTGAAAAACATCTGCGATTTGTCCAATAAAATTACTGACTAAAAAAACTTGTAAGATGTGACTATATATTAGATGCAGGTATAGAGTATGAACTAGTTACTAACCGCAGCTTCTTTGAGGTTAAGCCGGTTGGTCTATACGTTGAAGAGAGATTCTGACAGTGCCGAAAGATGCCATCCTAGTCATGTAGTCGGTCAGAGCTGCATCTCCATCCACTGCAACTTCGTTGCCACATTCATCGGGATACTTGACAACAAAACTTGCAGTTTCTATTGTTAACATCTTACTCATTTCATCCTTCAACTTCATTATTCCTGATGAAGCAGTGAACTTAAACTTTATAATATCACCTCCATAAGTAGCTTTCACAATCGCTATGCATTCGTTGCTGGTTGATGTTTGAGGTACAATGGGCTGAATGGAGAGCCTTATTGTAGTTTTCTTTAGTGCCTTTGCTGTATTGATACAATTCTGCAAGGCTTTATCACTATCCAGAGAAATAGGACTGTTGTTCTCATCAGTGTACTTGATTTCGAAACTGCCATCATtcaattttaacatatttatcatttcattCTTCAGTTCTAATATTCCGGCTGAAAGAGGGAGCTCAAACTTTATCAGATCATCTTTATACGATGCCTTCACTGTCATTTTGATAGACATGATGGAAAGCCTGATCTTATTTAGACCCGATGATGTGAAACCACTCACACACTCCAACAATTTTGCATCGGTATCAAGTACGACCCAAATTTTGTCTTCACGTTGATACTTGAGTTCAAAAGTTGCACCAtctaattttaacatttccACAACTTCATCTTTCAGTTTCGTTATTCCAGAGTCTGCGGGAACTTTGAACATTATAGTATCACCTTCAAAGTCTGCCTTCACTGTCATGATGCATCCTAGGTTTTCCATATATGGTGAAAGAGAAGAATGAGAAGAGTGACCCTCATCGGGAGGACTCACACGACACTGCTGGATAGTTTCTACAATATGTTTCTCTGCAGAACAGCCAACTCTACTTCTCTTCCTGCCATTTATGCCAGATGCAGCTTTCATGTTATTTGAGATGGATCTCTTAGCTACAGATATGACACTGTTACGTTAGAATCAGACAGCAGGCAGTCCACAGAATAATTATGGAAAacattcaaaataaaagtgaactTACAATTAAGGTTATCTACTCTATTCTCAGATAGGTTTTGAGGAGCCTTTGTGCTTACTACCTCTCCCAAGCTTAATTTCCTCGTAGAACCAATGCGGGCCCGAAAAATCCGTTGTGGATTTAGTTCATCCCTAGTGTTATTTGGGGTAGTATCATGTGATGGTACCGCCTTTTCGTTATGGCAGCATTTGGAAACAAGAGATGAACTAGCAGTGTTTTCCCCTATTCTAACAGTTTCTGGTCTACAACTGTTAGCTCTATTATCAATAGGCAATGGCACGGCTGGGGTTCGTTGAGCTTTATTTGCTTGGTTCTCTAAGCTTTCACTTGCATGCATAGTTTTACTCATTACAAACGAATCGAGGGGATCATCCTCAGAAGTCTGAAGAACTTCAACATGTACATCCTGTCCTGTTCTAAGCTTGAAGGTTTTAAATTCCTGCTTCATTGTGTCTAAAAGTGAAGTCAGAAAAATCCGGGGTTGCTGATAAATTGTCTGGTTTGGAGGCAGGAACAACTCTATTATATATTGAAGATTTCTAGGGTAGGTGCTTTGCAAGCAAATAGCGAACCCACCCGTAAAACCAACCTTTCGTGCACTGAGTGCTAAAGCATAATCAACTAGGCTTAACTTGGTTACATCTCTGCAGAAGCAAGCACCAGATGACAATGCCTTCCACACAATGCCCTGACCCTTTCTCAAATGGAACCAGTTGCAGTCTCTTTGAAACGAAGAAAACCTAGTGACCGATTCCATTTTGGCCGTGGAAATGAAGCTTTCTTCATTGGCTCCACCCCTGATGGCAACCCAAGTCTGAGCAAAAGGTAATTTGTATGCTTTACATAGCACGTCCAAGACATTCTGTATCTCATCGACAGCAAGTTTATATTGTCCGGGACCCTGCTATTAAAAGTTTTCGGAGCTAAGATTTGGCAcgagaattaaaattagagcATGAAGATGAAAATGCAGCAAAGCAAACAGAGAATGGTCTTAACATTTTCAAGTTGATTGTATGTTAGTTGATTTGTGTCAAATGGCCAGAATGCATCAGAGCACCTCAATCCAACCTCCTGCaaaaagaaatggaaacaaaatcaacacaCAGAAAGCAATGAATCACCATCCTCTTCTCGAAGCTCAACAAATATGCAATGGATTTACTCTTTCCACCGAATTCATCTCATAAACTTGACAAGGGATTCACAACCCAGATACAGATTTTCAACCTGTTGAATAGCATATAAAGTGAAGCAATTCAAGCAAAATTAAACTCATTCTTCAAAGAAGTCTACACAAACATTATatcagaataaaataaatgtagcTTTCCTTGCAAATTTGGAGATCAAAATTGAACCTTATCACTTTCCAATTCAAGCTTAATCTCAATCCTTAtgcaatttaaatatttcaccGGAGTTTCCATATTTACAGCAGAATTTGTTAAATTGATCAGCCAAAACTCAGAAACGAATcaaataaccaaaaaaaagcAGCAAAATAAGACCTTGAGTGAAGCTGATACTTTATCGATCACATTGGCGAAGTAAAAGCTTCCATCCATTATCGTCAAAATCTCAACAACTCCGATACAGAAATTCCAATCAGGCTCAAACACCGGCAAACACAAATACCCACGGATTCCGGCAGCCATGGCCAAATCCTTCAACTCGAACTCCTCCTCAGAGTAACATCTCAAATCGGGGCAAAATTCCGGAAACCTCCGCCGGAAAACCCGACCCGGAGGGCCGCAGCGATCGCCACGGACATTGTATCTGTGATCGGAGCAACGCTTACGGAATAAACAAATCCCCTTCCGCAGACCTCTAAGGGCGAAAGGCAAGTCGGACGAATGAAGAAGCTCTTGCTGGTCTTGGGAAATGGTGGGCGACCAGAACTGAACGAGGGAGGGGAAGCAGATGAAGTCGAAGAGCTCCAGCGCcgctttgattttgattttggtgatcGAATTGGAGAAATTGGAGGTGGGCTTCGTGAATTCGGATTCTTGACGGTCGCCGGAGAAGACGTGCCAATCGCTGTGGGAAGAATAGGAGAGTGGGTTTGGTGCCATCAAATTCGTGAATTCGGGTAGGGAGAGAGACTGAGTTTGGAGGTCCTCCATCTCCAAAGAGTGATGaggaattttgaaatttggttG is drawn from Salvia hispanica cultivar TCC Black 2014 chromosome 6, UniMelb_Shisp_WGS_1.0, whole genome shotgun sequence and contains these coding sequences:
- the LOC125193099 gene encoding protein NLP6-like isoform X2, with the translated sequence MEDLQTQSLSLPEFTNLMAPNPLSYSSHSDWHVFSGDRQESEFTKPTSNFSNSITKIKIKAALELFDFICFPSLVQFWSPTISQDQQELLHSSDLPFALRGLRKGICLFRKRCSDHRYNVRGDRCGPPGRVFRRRFPEFCPDLRCYSEEEFELKDLAMAAGIRGYLCLPVFEPDWNFCIGVVEILTIMDGSFYFANVIDKVSASLKEVGLRCSDAFWPFDTNQLTYNQLENGPGQYKLAVDEIQNVLDVLCKAYKLPFAQTWVAIRGGANEESFISTAKMESVTRFSSFQRDCNWFHLRKGQGIVWKALSSGACFCRDVTKLSLVDYALALSARKVGFTGGFAICLQSTYPRNLQYIIELFLPPNQTIYQQPRIFLTSLLDTMKQEFKTFKLRTGQDVHVEVLQTSEDDPLDSFVMSKTMHASESLENQANKAQRTPAVPLPIDNRANSCRPETVRIGENTASSSLVSKCCHNEKAVPSHDTTPNNTRDELNPQRIFRARIGSTRKLSLGEVVSTKAPQNLSENRVDNLNSKRSISNNMKAASGINGRKRSRVGCSAEKHIVETIQQCRVSPPDEGHSSHSSLSPYMENLGCIMTVKADFEGDTIMFKVPADSGITKLKDEVVEMLKLDGATFELKYQREDKIWVVLDTDAKLLECVSGFTSSGLNKIRLSIMSIKMTVKASYKDDLIKFELPLSAGILELKNEMINMLKLNDGSFEIKYTDENNSPISLDSDKALQNCINTAKALKKTTIRLSIQPIVPQTSTSNECIAIVKATYGGDIIKFKFTASSGIMKLKDEMSKMLTIETASFVVKYPDECGNEVAVDGDAALTDYMTRMASFGTVRISLQRIDQPA
- the LOC125193099 gene encoding protein NLP6-like isoform X1, coding for MEDLQTQSLSLPEFTNLMAPNPLSYSSHSDWHVFSGDRQESEFTKPTSNFSNSITKIKIKAALELFDFICFPSLVQFWSPTISQDQQELLHSSDLPFALRGLRKGICLFRKRCSDHRYNVRGDRCGPPGRVFRRRFPEFCPDLRCYSEEEFELKDLAMAAGIRGYLCLPVFEPDWNFCIGVVEILTIMDGSFYFANVIDKVSASLKEVGLRCSDAFWPFDTNQLTYNQLENQGPGQYKLAVDEIQNVLDVLCKAYKLPFAQTWVAIRGGANEESFISTAKMESVTRFSSFQRDCNWFHLRKGQGIVWKALSSGACFCRDVTKLSLVDYALALSARKVGFTGGFAICLQSTYPRNLQYIIELFLPPNQTIYQQPRIFLTSLLDTMKQEFKTFKLRTGQDVHVEVLQTSEDDPLDSFVMSKTMHASESLENQANKAQRTPAVPLPIDNRANSCRPETVRIGENTASSSLVSKCCHNEKAVPSHDTTPNNTRDELNPQRIFRARIGSTRKLSLGEVVSTKAPQNLSENRVDNLNSKRSISNNMKAASGINGRKRSRVGCSAEKHIVETIQQCRVSPPDEGHSSHSSLSPYMENLGCIMTVKADFEGDTIMFKVPADSGITKLKDEVVEMLKLDGATFELKYQREDKIWVVLDTDAKLLECVSGFTSSGLNKIRLSIMSIKMTVKASYKDDLIKFELPLSAGILELKNEMINMLKLNDGSFEIKYTDENNSPISLDSDKALQNCINTAKALKKTTIRLSIQPIVPQTSTSNECIAIVKATYGGDIIKFKFTASSGIMKLKDEMSKMLTIETASFVVKYPDECGNEVAVDGDAALTDYMTRMASFGTVRISLQRIDQPA